The Leptodactylus fuscus isolate aLepFus1 chromosome 3, aLepFus1.hap2, whole genome shotgun sequence genome has a segment encoding these proteins:
- the CCDC28A gene encoding coiled-coil domain-containing protein 28A — MDERKMKRRSPKSSTSHPPPLVNSKKTSVPLSKSTGFTNVVPQSAGQKPKLKRAIKEKSKSQGEGKGATSAPIQHSFLTDVSDVQEMEKGLLSLLNDFHSGKLQAFGNECSIEQMEHVRGLQEKLARLHLDLYGELEEMTEDKRKMARDSNLDRLLSDLEELNSSIQKLHLADVQDIPKTTTN; from the exons ATGGATGAGAGGAAGATGAAAAGGAGGAGTCCCAAGTCCTCTACTAGTCACCCGCCACCTCTAGTAAATTCCAAGAAAACCTCTGTGCCACTCAGTAAGAGCACTGGGTTTACAAATGTTGTGCCACAGTCAGCCGGGCAGAAACCAAAGTTGAAAAG GGCtattaaagaaaaatcaaaatcTCAGGGAGAAGGTAAAGGTGCTACGTCTGCTCCTATTCAGCACTCTTTCCTCACGGATGTTTCTGATGTTCAGGAGATGGAAAAAGGTCTTCTGAGTCTCTTGAATGACTTCCACTCAGGCAAACTTCAAGCTTTTG GCAATGAATGCTCAATAGAACAGATGGAACACGTTCGTGGATTGCAAGAAAAGCTAGCGCGTCTGCACTTAGATCTGTATGGTGAACTGGAGGAAATGACAGAAGACAAACGCAAGATGGCCAGGGATTCCAATTTGGACAGGCTTCTCTCTGAT CTGGAAGAACTGAATTCCTCCAT ACAAAAGCTTCATCTGGCAGATGTCCAGGATATCCCAAAAACCACAACTAACTGA